One window of the Microvirga mediterraneensis genome contains the following:
- a CDS encoding DUF2312 domain-containing protein: MDDAAFNTESVAADQLKAFIERIERLEEEKAGIAGDIKDVYAEAKGNGFDTKVLRKIISLRKRDYAERQEEEAILELYMQALGMPI, from the coding sequence ATGGATGACGCAGCTTTCAATACCGAATCCGTCGCAGCCGACCAGCTGAAGGCCTTCATCGAGCGCATCGAGCGGCTCGAAGAGGAAAAGGCCGGCATCGCGGGCGACATCAAGGACGTCTATGCCGAGGCGAAGGGCAACGGCTTCGACACCAAGGTCCTGCGCAAGATCATCTCCCTGCGCAAGCGCGACTATGCCGAGCGTCAGGAGGAAGAGGCGATCCTCGAGCTCTACATGCAGGCGCTCGGCATGCCTATCTAG
- a CDS encoding TetR/AcrR family transcriptional regulator codes for MTQTSSIRKRRSGVRGRRDDGATTKAQLLEAAGMVFAEKGFDRATAKEIAERAGANAASVNYYYGGIEGLYEEVLVTAHHRIVSYQALAAVMAGDADPRQKLRGLIELIIRTVTGPASSSWAVRVLTREVLAPSPYINALRQKEIEPKKLLVFGLVSELLGLPREHPIVARACVSIAAPCIMLLVADRHLVAQLFPALGADAANAQALADHMVQFALGGLAALAHPDAARMLVSGGNDHRKI; via the coding sequence ATGACACAAACGAGTTCGATCAGGAAAAGGCGATCCGGCGTCCGAGGCCGGCGCGATGACGGGGCGACCACGAAAGCCCAGCTTCTCGAGGCCGCCGGCATGGTATTCGCCGAGAAGGGTTTCGACCGCGCGACCGCCAAGGAGATCGCGGAAAGGGCCGGCGCCAACGCGGCCTCGGTCAATTATTACTATGGCGGGATCGAAGGCCTCTACGAGGAGGTTCTCGTTACGGCACACCATCGTATCGTCAGCTATCAGGCCCTGGCCGCCGTCATGGCCGGCGATGCCGATCCGAGGCAGAAGCTCCGCGGGCTGATAGAGCTCATCATCAGAACCGTGACGGGGCCCGCCTCGTCGTCCTGGGCCGTGCGGGTGCTCACCCGGGAGGTCCTTGCCCCGTCGCCCTACATCAATGCCCTGCGCCAGAAAGAGATCGAGCCCAAGAAACTGCTCGTCTTCGGGCTCGTCTCCGAACTGCTCGGCCTGCCGAGGGAGCATCCCATCGTGGCACGAGCCTGCGTCAGCATCGCGGCCCCCTGCATCATGCTCCTGGTGGCCGATAGACACTTGGTGGCGCAACTGTTCCCGGCCTTGGGTGCCGACGCGGCCAATGCGCAGGCCCTGGCGGATCACATGGTGCAGTTTGCCCTAGGGGGCTTGGCGGCCTTGGCCCACCCCGACGCTGCCAGAATGCTCGTATCAGGCGGCAACGATCATCGGAAGATTTGA
- a CDS encoding ATP-binding cassette domain-containing protein: MTETSLPAPVVGRDLRKTFRRETGEVVTALDGVSLAVGTGSLTALVGPDGAGKTTLLRLMCGLMPPDAGDLAIMGIDVTAAPQAVQDILGYMPQKFGLYEDLSVQENLDLYADLHGVSLEQRRAVYPRLMEMTQLGRFRDRLAGKLSGGMKQKLGLACTLVRAPQLLLLDEPTVGVDPLSRRELWEIVLKLVREDGLTVVVSTSYLDEAERCDHAVVMHAGRVLAQGAPAEIMAEAAGCTFLATAPEGMPARSLQARLFALPRVIDAVPEAGRVRVVRASAEDRAPLAIDGADIPLEAVPARFEDGFMMLFHAVADEGVRNTMTVRTPRTGGGDAVVVEVHDLVRTFGDFTAVDHVSFQVRRGEIYGLLGPNGAGKSTTFRMLCGLLPASGGTLRVAGADLRTSRAAARERLGYVAQKFSLYGQLSVDENLDFFASAYGLRGGRKRERIAWAKQQFELDRFSDLASGQLPGGFKQRLAMAAALLHEPEILFLDEATSGADPLARREFWGRITSLSEQGVTVIVTTHFMEEAEYCDRILILDAGRSLAEGTPAEVRSRADTTDGRPPTMEDAFIAIVEKARQERNNGPARSAA, from the coding sequence ATGACCGAGACTTCCCTCCCGGCTCCGGTCGTCGGCCGCGACCTGCGCAAGACGTTCCGCCGCGAGACCGGCGAGGTGGTCACGGCGCTGGATGGCGTCTCCCTGGCGGTAGGCACAGGCTCCCTGACGGCGCTCGTCGGTCCCGACGGGGCCGGCAAGACGACGCTGCTGCGCCTGATGTGCGGTCTCATGCCGCCCGATGCCGGCGATCTCGCGATCATGGGCATCGACGTCACAGCCGCCCCGCAGGCAGTCCAGGACATCCTCGGTTACATGCCGCAGAAGTTCGGCCTCTACGAGGACCTGAGCGTCCAGGAGAACCTCGATCTCTACGCCGATCTCCACGGCGTGAGCCTGGAGCAGCGCCGGGCGGTCTATCCCCGCCTGATGGAGATGACGCAGCTCGGCCGGTTCCGCGACCGCCTCGCGGGCAAGCTGTCCGGCGGCATGAAGCAGAAGCTGGGGCTCGCCTGTACGCTGGTCCGAGCGCCGCAACTCCTGTTGCTGGACGAGCCGACCGTCGGCGTCGACCCGCTCTCCCGCCGCGAATTGTGGGAGATCGTCCTCAAGCTCGTGCGGGAGGACGGGCTGACCGTAGTCGTCAGCACATCCTATCTCGACGAGGCCGAGCGGTGCGATCATGCCGTGGTCATGCATGCCGGACGGGTGCTGGCGCAGGGCGCGCCTGCCGAGATCATGGCCGAGGCGGCCGGATGCACGTTCCTCGCCACCGCGCCGGAGGGCATGCCGGCGCGCTCGCTTCAGGCTCGCCTGTTCGCCTTGCCCAGGGTCATCGATGCCGTTCCGGAGGCGGGACGGGTCCGCGTTGTGCGGGCTTCCGCCGAGGATCGCGCCCCGCTGGCGATCGATGGCGCGGATATCCCCCTGGAGGCGGTGCCGGCCCGTTTCGAGGACGGCTTCATGATGCTCTTCCACGCCGTTGCCGATGAAGGGGTGCGGAACACGATGACGGTCCGCACACCGCGGACCGGCGGCGGCGATGCAGTCGTCGTCGAGGTGCACGATCTCGTGCGGACCTTCGGCGACTTCACCGCCGTCGATCATGTCAGCTTCCAGGTCCGCCGGGGCGAGATCTACGGCCTGCTCGGCCCGAACGGCGCCGGCAAGAGCACGACCTTCCGGATGCTCTGCGGGCTGCTGCCCGCCAGTGGAGGCACATTGCGCGTGGCCGGGGCGGATCTTCGCACCTCGCGGGCTGCCGCCCGCGAGCGCCTGGGCTACGTCGCCCAGAAGTTCTCGCTCTATGGGCAGCTCAGCGTCGACGAGAATCTCGATTTCTTCGCCAGTGCCTACGGCCTGCGGGGCGGCCGCAAGCGCGAGCGGATCGCCTGGGCGAAGCAGCAGTTCGAGCTCGACCGGTTCTCGGACTTGGCCAGCGGCCAGTTGCCCGGCGGGTTCAAGCAGCGCCTGGCCATGGCGGCGGCCCTGCTGCACGAGCCGGAGATCCTCTTCCTCGACGAGGCCACGAGCGGGGCCGATCCCCTGGCGCGGCGGGAGTTCTGGGGACGGATCACCTCCCTGTCCGAGCAGGGCGTCACGGTCATCGTCACCACGCACTTCATGGAGGAGGCAGAATACTGCGACCGGATTCTCATCCTCGATGCCGGGCGCAGCCTGGCCGAGGGGACGCCGGCCGAGGTCCGCTCCCGCGCCGACACCACGGATGGTCGCCCCCCGACGATGGAGGATGCTTTCATCGCCATCGTCGAGAAGGCCAGGCAAGAGCGGAACAACGGACCTGCGCGGAGCGCCGCATGA
- a CDS encoding helix-turn-helix domain-containing protein, with product MPSVARQAPTKNPVTEAVGLPDAPVLTTRAARGTGLAFLELNCERRNIGITHPVHEDAFLVALQLKTCPDFDLYADGKPIPPKDFAAGAVAIFDLRMNLATDLRDPFHAVNLYLPHKALVAMGDHGDIPRHIQELRHTPGTTVWDPVARDLLLAMRPALAARPDETPELFVDHLALALSIHVARRYGDVAALPRQWGGGLAPWQERRAKELLDVHMGGGITLDTLARSCGLSVRHFTRAFRQSTGMAPYQWLQYRRMEKAKQLLEESSAPLSTIALDCGFADQSHFTRTFSRVVGVTPGTWRRLQRE from the coding sequence ATGCCCAGTGTTGCCAGACAGGCGCCCACGAAGAATCCCGTCACCGAGGCGGTCGGGTTGCCGGACGCGCCGGTGCTCACCACACGCGCGGCCCGGGGGACAGGTCTGGCGTTCCTTGAACTCAACTGCGAACGGCGCAACATCGGAATCACCCATCCGGTGCACGAAGATGCGTTCTTGGTTGCACTCCAGTTGAAGACGTGCCCGGATTTCGACTTGTACGCAGATGGCAAGCCGATACCGCCCAAGGACTTTGCTGCGGGCGCCGTCGCAATCTTCGACTTGAGGATGAATCTGGCCACTGATTTGCGCGACCCGTTCCACGCCGTGAACCTCTACCTGCCACACAAGGCGCTTGTGGCCATGGGCGACCATGGCGACATCCCAAGGCACATCCAGGAACTTCGCCATACCCCTGGTACCACCGTTTGGGATCCAGTCGCCCGCGATCTCCTGTTAGCGATGCGACCGGCCCTTGCTGCGAGACCAGACGAGACGCCCGAACTGTTCGTTGATCACCTTGCCCTCGCGCTTTCGATCCACGTCGCCCGTCGCTATGGGGATGTCGCGGCCTTGCCCCGGCAATGGGGCGGCGGCCTTGCCCCGTGGCAGGAACGTCGGGCCAAAGAGCTTCTCGACGTCCACATGGGCGGGGGCATCACGCTGGACACTCTCGCTCGCTCCTGTGGGCTTTCGGTGAGGCACTTCACCCGAGCGTTTCGTCAGTCGACCGGGATGGCACCTTATCAGTGGCTGCAATACCGCCGGATGGAGAAAGCGAAGCAACTCCTGGAGGAATCTTCTGCTCCGCTGAGCACCATTGCCTTGGACTGTGGCTTTGCAGACCAGAGCCATTTCACCAGAACGTTTTCTCGGGTTGTTGGCGTTACGCCAGGGACATGGCGCCGCCTGCAACGCGAATAG
- a CDS encoding ABC transporter permease has protein sequence MTAPGPATARGGGALRRIAALIRKETYQLLRDPSSIAIGIVMPLLMLVLFGYGLNLDVKNVPMALVMEDTSADARGVASGFELSEYFDTVTVKTMAEAERLLLAGTVDAIVRVPFDFARRVELGSAEIQVIVHGADANTARISLGYAQGAVATWLAREAARGRMLAQASVSIENRLWFNEANESTYFLVPGLIVLVMTLIGALLTALVVAREWERGTFEALFVTPVRSVEVLLGKTIPYFVLGMIGLALSVLGSLILFGVPLRGSVLVLAGVSILYLLVALGIGLVISSATKSQFLASQISMVATFLPAMMLSGFMFDLRSMPWVIQLVTYVFPARYFVSLLQTLFLAGNVWSVIVPNAAVLAAMAALLLTLAVRLTRKRIG, from the coding sequence ATGACGGCGCCCGGTCCAGCCACGGCCCGTGGAGGTGGCGCCCTCCGTCGGATCGCGGCCCTGATCCGCAAGGAAACCTATCAGCTTCTGCGAGACCCGAGCAGCATCGCCATCGGCATCGTCATGCCGCTTCTGATGCTCGTGCTGTTCGGCTACGGCCTGAACCTCGACGTCAAGAACGTGCCGATGGCGCTGGTGATGGAGGACACGTCCGCCGACGCGCGCGGCGTCGCCTCCGGCTTCGAGCTCTCCGAGTATTTCGACACGGTGACGGTCAAGACCATGGCCGAGGCCGAGCGCCTCCTGCTGGCCGGGACCGTCGATGCCATCGTCCGCGTTCCCTTCGACTTCGCACGCCGGGTCGAGCTCGGTTCCGCCGAGATCCAGGTCATCGTCCACGGTGCAGACGCCAACACCGCGCGCATTTCCCTCGGCTATGCCCAGGGCGCGGTCGCAACATGGCTCGCCCGGGAGGCGGCCAGGGGCCGCATGCTCGCTCAGGCCTCGGTCAGCATCGAGAACCGGTTGTGGTTCAACGAGGCCAACGAGAGCACCTACTTCCTGGTGCCGGGGCTGATCGTCCTGGTCATGACCCTCATCGGCGCCCTGCTGACGGCGCTCGTTGTGGCGCGCGAGTGGGAGCGCGGGACGTTCGAGGCGCTCTTCGTGACCCCGGTGCGGTCGGTCGAGGTGCTCCTCGGCAAGACGATTCCCTATTTCGTCCTGGGCATGATCGGGCTGGCTTTGTCCGTCCTCGGCAGCCTGATCCTGTTCGGTGTGCCGTTGCGGGGATCGGTCCTCGTCCTGGCGGGCGTGTCGATCCTCTACCTGCTGGTGGCCCTGGGGATCGGGCTCGTCATCTCGTCGGCCACGAAGAGCCAGTTCCTGGCCAGCCAGATCAGCATGGTGGCCACGTTCCTGCCCGCCATGATGCTGTCCGGGTTCATGTTCGACCTGCGCAGCATGCCCTGGGTGATCCAGCTCGTCACCTACGTCTTCCCGGCCCGCTACTTCGTGAGCCTGCTCCAGACGCTGTTCCTGGCCGGCAACGTCTGGAGCGTGATCGTGCCGAACGCGGCCGTGCTCGCGGCCATGGCGGCGCTCCTGCTGACGCTCGCCGTCCGGTTGACCCGCAAGAGGATCGGATGA
- a CDS encoding DMT family transporter — MPAPSTTARLEPGLTSAFAALCLGAVAMGISPIFVRFASSSIGGAPADVGPFASAFWRVSLCLPLLYAWMRIEEKRAPAGTVTVRFSRASILGGIVFAGDLFFWHLAILKTTVANATFFATMAPLFVVLTVWLVLRQRVSRGTFMGLGLCLLGGAALIGQSLQADPARIVGDLYGVATAFFFGMYFLAASRARKTAGAARVTFEAGLITSAILLVVAFLFDTRVIPQTAQGIAALLAMSYVSHAGGQGLLAIALGRLPAVFSSLVIFLEAIAAALFGWAILGEPLTLVQSVGGALILFGIWIARPKADAPAG, encoded by the coding sequence ATGCCCGCCCCATCCACAACGGCCCGGCTCGAACCGGGCTTGACCTCGGCTTTTGCCGCGCTGTGCCTCGGCGCCGTCGCCATGGGGATTTCCCCGATCTTCGTGCGCTTTGCGTCTTCCAGCATAGGCGGGGCACCGGCCGATGTGGGCCCCTTCGCCAGCGCCTTCTGGCGCGTCTCGCTCTGCCTGCCCCTCCTCTACGCCTGGATGCGAATCGAGGAGAAGCGCGCGCCCGCCGGCACAGTGACGGTCCGGTTTTCCAGGGCGAGCATCCTCGGGGGCATCGTCTTCGCCGGCGATCTCTTCTTCTGGCACCTGGCGATTCTCAAGACCACGGTGGCGAACGCCACCTTCTTCGCCACCATGGCGCCGCTCTTCGTGGTGCTGACCGTGTGGCTCGTGCTCAGACAGCGGGTCTCGCGGGGGACCTTCATGGGCCTCGGCCTCTGCCTGCTCGGCGGCGCGGCTCTGATCGGCCAGAGCCTCCAGGCGGATCCCGCCCGGATCGTCGGCGATCTCTACGGCGTCGCCACGGCCTTCTTCTTCGGCATGTATTTCCTGGCGGCCAGCCGGGCGCGCAAGACGGCAGGCGCCGCGCGGGTGACGTTCGAGGCCGGGCTGATCACCTCGGCGATTCTTCTGGTCGTGGCGTTTCTCTTCGACACGCGCGTGATCCCGCAGACCGCGCAGGGCATCGCGGCGCTTCTCGCCATGTCGTATGTCAGCCATGCGGGCGGACAGGGCCTTCTCGCCATCGCGCTCGGGCGATTGCCGGCGGTCTTCTCGTCTCTGGTGATCTTCCTGGAGGCGATTGCCGCGGCGCTGTTCGGCTGGGCGATCCTCGGCGAGCCACTGACCCTGGTGCAGAGCGTCGGCGGCGCCTTGATTCTGTTCGGCATCTGGATCGCGCGCCCCAAGGCCGATGCACCGGCCGGATAG
- the pyk gene encoding pyruvate kinase has protein sequence MRRDRRTKILATLGPASENPEMIAKLFEAGADVFRLNMSHLPREKLKERVEMIRAVEARFKRPIAILADLQGPKLRVGAFEGDSAMLVQGQSFTLDADKTPGTKNRVHLPHPEILSSLEPGHTVLIDDGKLRLRVKSVKQGSATTIVEVAGKISNRKGVSLPDTTIPVAAMTEKDRSDLEAALDAGVDWIALSFVQRPEDVAEVKKVARGRALVMSKLEKPQAITRLDEIMEISDAVMVARGDLGVEMPLEKVPGIQKRIVRTARKLGKPVVVATQMLESMITSPVPTRAEVSDVATAVYDGADAVMLSAESASGQYPVDAVSTMSRIAEEVEQDQNYWSIMRTLNAEPEATGSDAIAAASHQIADTLNIKTVAAWTFSGSTAFRIARERPNSTVVALTPSVNTARRLALVWGVHSIRTKDASDIDDMAFRACKFAVREGYSAIGERIIIVAGMPFGTPGATNMVRIAFVNQEHAAQA, from the coding sequence ATGAGACGCGACAGGCGCACGAAGATCCTAGCAACCTTGGGCCCGGCTTCCGAGAATCCGGAGATGATCGCCAAGCTGTTCGAGGCCGGTGCCGACGTCTTCCGCCTCAACATGAGCCACCTCCCCCGCGAGAAGCTGAAGGAGCGGGTCGAGATGATCCGCGCCGTCGAGGCCCGGTTCAAGCGTCCCATCGCGATCCTCGCCGATCTGCAGGGTCCGAAGCTGCGCGTGGGCGCCTTCGAGGGCGACAGCGCCATGCTGGTGCAGGGCCAGAGCTTCACCCTCGATGCCGACAAGACGCCCGGTACCAAGAACCGCGTGCACCTGCCCCATCCCGAAATCCTGTCCTCGCTCGAGCCCGGCCACACGGTGCTGATCGACGACGGCAAGCTGCGGCTGCGCGTGAAGAGCGTGAAGCAGGGCTCGGCCACCACGATCGTGGAAGTCGCGGGCAAGATCTCCAACCGCAAAGGCGTCAGCCTGCCCGACACGACGATTCCCGTCGCCGCCATGACGGAGAAGGACCGCTCGGATCTCGAAGCCGCCCTCGATGCCGGCGTGGATTGGATCGCCCTGTCCTTCGTGCAGCGTCCCGAGGACGTGGCCGAAGTGAAGAAGGTCGCCCGCGGCCGCGCGCTCGTGATGTCGAAGCTCGAGAAGCCCCAGGCCATCACCCGTCTCGACGAGATCATGGAGATCTCCGACGCGGTCATGGTCGCCCGCGGCGATCTCGGCGTGGAAATGCCGCTGGAGAAGGTGCCCGGCATCCAGAAGCGCATCGTCCGCACGGCCCGCAAGCTCGGGAAGCCCGTTGTGGTGGCGACCCAGATGCTGGAATCCATGATCACCTCGCCGGTCCCGACCCGCGCGGAGGTCTCCGACGTGGCGACCGCCGTCTATGACGGAGCGGATGCGGTCATGCTCTCGGCCGAGAGCGCCTCGGGCCAGTACCCGGTGGATGCGGTTTCCACTATGAGCCGCATCGCCGAGGAGGTGGAGCAGGACCAGAACTACTGGTCGATCATGCGCACCCTGAACGCGGAGCCGGAAGCCACCGGCTCGGACGCCATCGCGGCGGCCTCGCACCAGATCGCCGATACGCTCAACATCAAGACGGTCGCCGCCTGGACCTTCTCGGGCTCGACCGCGTTCCGCATCGCCCGCGAGCGGCCGAACTCCACCGTCGTCGCGCTGACGCCCAGCGTGAACACCGCCCGGCGCCTCGCCCTGGTCTGGGGTGTGCACTCGATCCGCACCAAGGACGCCAGCGACATCGACGACATGGCCTTCCGCGCCTGCAAGTTCGCCGTGCGCGAGGGCTACTCGGCCATCGGCGAGCGCATCATCATCGTGGCCGGCATGCCCTTCGGCACCCCCGGCGCCACCAACATGGTGCGCATCGCCTTCGTCAACCAGGAGCACGCCGCTCAGGCCTGA
- a CDS encoding N-formylglutamate amidohydrolase: MSASVAVALDAPSCEPHPVEIVPGSVESGILILCDHASNAVPPDLGDLGLPESEFERHIAYDIGAAAVTRSLARHLGAPAILTRFSRLIIDPNRGRDDPTLVMRLSDGAVVPGNARVDEAEVQRRIARFYDPYDDAIADAIHRAMAAGHPPVVVTVHSFTPIWRGWARPWHVGILWDADDRFAKPLLEGLAAEDGLVVGDNEPYDGALAGDTVDRHATVRGLANALIEIRQDLIGSDEGAEEWAERFARLLKPLAGRPELRAPHIFGTRTRDRLRQHGG, from the coding sequence ATGTCCGCTTCCGTCGCCGTCGCGCTCGACGCCCCCTCCTGTGAGCCTCATCCCGTCGAGATCGTCCCCGGTTCCGTCGAATCGGGGATCCTCATCCTGTGCGATCACGCCTCCAACGCGGTGCCGCCGGATCTCGGCGACCTCGGTCTCCCCGAATCCGAGTTCGAGCGCCACATCGCCTACGACATCGGGGCCGCCGCCGTGACGCGCTCGCTCGCCCGGCACTTAGGCGCTCCGGCGATCCTGACGCGGTTCTCGCGCCTCATCATCGACCCGAATCGAGGCCGCGACGATCCGACCCTGGTCATGCGCCTGTCCGACGGCGCGGTGGTGCCGGGCAACGCCAGGGTCGACGAGGCCGAGGTGCAGCGGCGCATCGCCCGCTTCTACGATCCCTATGACGACGCCATCGCGGATGCGATCCACAGGGCCATGGCGGCGGGCCATCCGCCCGTCGTGGTGACGGTCCACAGTTTCACGCCGATCTGGCGCGGCTGGGCCCGGCCCTGGCACGTGGGCATCCTGTGGGACGCGGACGACCGCTTCGCCAAGCCGCTCCTCGAAGGGCTGGCGGCTGAGGACGGACTCGTCGTCGGCGACAACGAGCCCTATGATGGGGCGCTGGCGGGCGACACGGTCGACCGGCACGCCACAGTCCGGGGGCTCGCCAACGCTCTCATCGAGATCCGGCAGGACCTGATCGGGTCGGACGAGGGCGCTGAGGAATGGGCCGAGCGCTTCGCCCGGCTGCTCAAGCCGCTCGCCGGCCGGCCGGAGCTGAGGGCTCCTCACATTTTCGGGACCCGCACGCGCGACCGCCTGCGCCAGCACGGAGGGTAG
- a CDS encoding DUF1036 domain-containing protein — protein sequence MKAALLTSSPRRRRSLALATFLASGCLLAASPAKADLRLCNMTSSRVGIALGYRDAQGWVTEGWWNLTARACETLLKGQLGGRFYYIYAIDYDRGGEWSGRSFMCTREREFTIRGTEDCLARGFDRSGFFEVDTGEQKSWTIQLTETNRPGGP from the coding sequence ATGAAGGCCGCTCTCCTCACATCGTCCCCTCGCCGGCGGCGAAGCCTTGCACTCGCGACGTTCCTCGCCAGCGGGTGCCTTCTGGCCGCATCGCCCGCGAAGGCGGATCTGCGCCTGTGCAACATGACCTCGAGCCGGGTCGGCATCGCGCTCGGCTACCGGGACGCCCAAGGGTGGGTTACGGAAGGCTGGTGGAATCTCACCGCGCGCGCCTGCGAGACGCTGCTCAAGGGGCAGCTGGGCGGCCGCTTCTATTATATCTATGCCATCGACTACGACCGGGGCGGTGAATGGAGCGGACGCTCCTTCATGTGCACCCGGGAGCGCGAATTCACGATTCGCGGAACGGAGGATTGCCTCGCAAGAGGCTTTGACCGCAGCGGCTTCTTCGAAGTCGACACAGGTGAACAGAAGAGCTGGACGATCCAGCTCACCGAAACGAACCGGCCAGGGGGGCCATGA
- a CDS encoding DUF1244 domain-containing protein translates to MKNIDAKTQGELEAAAFRRLVEHLRERTDVQNIDLMNLAGFCRNCLSNWLKEAADERGVALSKEESRTHVYGMPYEEWKERHQREASSAQLADFEKTKPGH, encoded by the coding sequence ATGAAGAATATCGACGCGAAAACGCAAGGAGAGCTGGAGGCCGCGGCTTTTCGCAGGCTCGTCGAGCATCTGCGGGAGCGGACCGACGTCCAGAACATCGACCTCATGAACCTGGCGGGGTTCTGCCGGAACTGCCTTTCCAACTGGCTGAAGGAGGCCGCCGACGAGCGGGGCGTCGCCCTCTCCAAGGAGGAGAGCCGCACCCATGTCTACGGCATGCCTTACGAGGAGTGGAAGGAGCGCCATCAGCGCGAGGCTTCTTCCGCCCAGCTCGCCGATTTTGAGAAAACGAAGCCCGGGCATTAA
- a CDS encoding efflux RND transporter periplasmic adaptor subunit: MLRRILVIILLIAALGGGIWWYLNRQPASDELVLYGNVELRQVTLAFNGSQRIAEVLVEEGAQVRKDQVLARLETGRLAPQVAQAEAQVASQQAVVDRLRNGSRPEEIAQARANLEAARAEALNARRQYERQSALATRAVASEQAVDQAKAATDIADAKVDVALKALDLLVAGSRVEEIAQAEAQLRMSESQLELLRQELRDAELRAPTDAIVRSRLMEPGEMASPTRPVFSLATTDPKWVRAYVSETQLGRVRPGMKASVTTDSFPGRALEGWIGFISPVAEFTPKTVQTEELRTNLVYEVRAFVADPDNLLRLGMPATVRLIEDAAAPGAQPEARQAGQTP; the protein is encoded by the coding sequence ATGCTTCGACGCATCCTTGTCATAATTCTGCTGATCGCAGCCCTCGGAGGCGGCATATGGTGGTACCTGAACCGCCAGCCGGCGTCGGACGAGCTCGTTCTGTACGGCAATGTCGAGCTGCGTCAGGTCACCCTGGCGTTCAACGGGAGCCAGCGGATCGCCGAGGTGCTCGTCGAGGAGGGTGCGCAAGTCCGCAAGGATCAGGTTCTGGCGCGGCTCGAGACCGGCAGGCTGGCACCGCAGGTCGCTCAGGCCGAGGCCCAGGTCGCCAGCCAGCAGGCGGTGGTCGATCGCCTGCGCAACGGCAGCCGCCCGGAGGAGATAGCCCAGGCCCGCGCGAACCTCGAGGCCGCCCGGGCGGAAGCCCTGAACGCCCGGCGGCAATACGAGCGTCAGAGCGCCCTTGCCACGCGGGCGGTCGCCAGCGAGCAGGCCGTCGATCAGGCCAAGGCCGCCACCGACATTGCCGACGCCAAGGTCGACGTCGCCCTGAAAGCCCTGGACCTGCTCGTCGCCGGTTCAAGGGTGGAAGAGATCGCGCAAGCCGAGGCCCAGCTCCGGATGAGCGAGAGCCAGCTCGAGCTCCTGCGCCAGGAGCTTCGCGATGCCGAACTGCGGGCGCCCACGGATGCCATCGTCCGGTCCCGGCTGATGGAGCCGGGCGAGATGGCCTCGCCGACCCGTCCGGTGTTTTCTCTCGCGACCACTGATCCGAAATGGGTGCGGGCCTATGTGTCGGAAACTCAGCTCGGCCGCGTCCGCCCCGGCATGAAGGCCAGCGTGACCACCGACAGCTTCCCCGGCCGGGCGCTGGAGGGCTGGATCGGGTTCATCTCCCCGGTCGCCGAGTTCACCCCGAAGACCGTGCAGACCGAGGAGCTTCGCACCAACCTCGTCTATGAGGTACGCGCGTTCGTGGCCGATCCCGATAATCTCCTGCGCCTCGGCATGCCGGCGACGGTCAGGCTGATCGAGGATGCTGCGGCGCCCGGGGCGCAGCCGGAGGCCAGGCAGGCAGGGCAGACCCCATGA
- a CDS encoding alpha/beta hydrolase, whose amino-acid sequence MAGAAEVPVSIVLVHGGFVDGSGWEPVYTMLKNDGYAVSVVQNPTSSLADDVAATKRVVAGEANPVILVGHSYGGVVITEAGNDPKVRGLVYIAAFAPDHGESVASLIKNPAPGAPVPPILPPQDGYLLLDKSKFAASFAADLPKDKADFMANSQLPWGVEALEGAVTEAAWRKKPSWYLVATEDKMIPPEAQRAMASRAGAKVTEARGSHAVYVSQPEAVAALIKNAAMGVGVAAP is encoded by the coding sequence ATGGCCGGTGCTGCTGAAGTCCCCGTTTCGATTGTTCTTGTCCACGGTGGTTTTGTGGACGGTTCCGGCTGGGAGCCGGTCTACACCATGCTGAAGAACGACGGCTACGCGGTCAGTGTCGTGCAGAACCCGACGTCGTCGCTGGCCGATGACGTTGCGGCCACCAAGCGGGTCGTCGCAGGCGAGGCCAATCCTGTCATTCTTGTCGGACACTCATATGGCGGCGTCGTGATCACGGAAGCAGGCAACGATCCGAAGGTCCGAGGCTTGGTCTACATCGCGGCGTTCGCGCCCGACCATGGCGAATCCGTCGCCTCGCTCATCAAGAATCCCGCGCCCGGAGCTCCGGTGCCCCCGATCCTGCCGCCGCAGGACGGATATCTGCTGCTCGACAAGAGCAAATTCGCGGCGTCCTTTGCGGCCGATCTCCCGAAGGACAAGGCGGATTTCATGGCGAACTCACAACTTCCCTGGGGAGTAGAGGCTTTGGAGGGGGCAGTGACGGAGGCGGCCTGGAGAAAGAAGCCGAGCTGGTATCTGGTCGCAACCGAGGACAAGATGATCCCGCCTGAGGCACAGCGTGCCATGGCGAGCCGCGCTGGCGCAAAGGTGACCGAGGCTAGGGGCAGCCACGCGGTTTACGTCTCGCAGCCGGAAGCGGTGGCCGCTCTTATCAAGAATGCTGCGATGGGCGTTGGAGTGGCGGCACCGTAG